A stretch of DNA from Tribolium castaneum strain GA2 chromosome 7, icTriCast1.1, whole genome shotgun sequence:
CACGTGATTGAGGAGGAGAATCGAGATTGGTCGGTTGGGTGTTACGTAATTGGGGAGGGGAGTCGAAAAGACCCGGTTCGTGATTGGTCAGTTCAAGATCACGTGATTCGAACAGACTGTGATTGGTCGGTTCGGGGTCACGTGGCGAGTCAAAAAGGCTTGATTTGGGGGAATCACATAATGAAGGTGACCCGAAAATGTCACTATCAACGCTCGAGTGGTGTTTTTCGTTTTGGAGGATTGGTACTTGGGGGGTACTGAAATAATCCtggatttttttcgtttcttggTCCAGTTCTTGTGAATTAAGGAAGAGAGAATCATCGAAGGAAATATCATTCGTTGGCTTTGTGGCATTTGTTgcaatatttgtaaaattaaaatcatcaaATGTATCGTTCATAATTGTgaataaaaacactaaaaCACTGCACTTTCActtgattgaaaaaatatacacaacGTAATCACTTATATacagataataaataaaaaaaaacaatatttacaaCATGTTTACACGCTTTATGAGGTTAGGAATTCGAATTATGACAACTGTCATTGTTgccaattaaaattgaaattttgtggCTTTGAACAGTTACATTGTACGGAAATTAACGGTGAATATTGACCATCCAATCAGCCATTGTTTTAAACGCCCAATCATTTTTttgcacgttttttttttcaagttacgAAAGCTCGAAATTCCGTAGATgcgaaagcaaaaattttgggattccaaaaattttaatttcactaaATAATCACAGCATAACAACCTTAGTCTGTGGCAATACATTGACTTGTTACGTATCAAGCGATAAAATCACCAAAAGTGTGCTAAATATATAACTTTCGTTAAAATTCGATTTGGTGAATTGCTGGTTGCCTACGATAGTTTGAGCGCCCCATTCGAAAACTCAGTCTTGTGGTTGTAGTTTTCTACGCAGAATCGGCCCCATTCCAGCAATCAATGCTCCAGAatcataaaatgtttgaaagtgaaacaaacaacaagaaaaaaattcgttgtcactttattgttaattttcgCCTCAACCTGGCTCCAACAcacatttttacacttttttctttAGTTATTTACACACCTGTCTCGGTAAGACCCACTTACTGTCACACTATAAACGAGGAAAAAATCCAGACTTTGGTCCACCACAGGACGAGACGAGTTTGtcgaattttaaacaaattcgaaaattacaacaatacAAATTATACAGTTTATACGACTGTTAATTGTTATCACTCGTGTTGTGATGAGGGGTGTTGTATTTGGTCAACTGGctcgtaattaattaaattaattagtgaattaataaattaattaatggatAAATTCCAGACTTGTTCTAATTTTAATCGTTGTGGTTATTTGTTCGTGCAAGTGCATGAAGATGTACTGGAGGGCGAATTGTACGAAAGAGGACAGTGGTACCAACTCACAGGAAAATATCCTAATGGGTTCGCAAAGTTAGTACAATTTTAACTTAACAGGTTTTGCAGAAAAACAATTTCAGATATTTCACGCGATTATGGTACTAGTAGTGACATTTCGCCCCCTCCACCATATCACGTGGCCTCCACTTACCCCCCACCCTGCGATAAAATCCCCACCTACGAAGAGGCATGCAACCAACAATGCGAgcattaataaactaaactgtacaattttttttattttttttttcttcttcaataAAGTGTTCAATACGCAGAATccaaaatgtttttgtacACAAGTGCGTTGTTTCTCCTCTCatggattaaaaaaatcgaggtGAGCCCTTATAAATATATTAttgtgttcaaaattaaacgaTTTAAGGGGCGCACTCgaaataagccaaaaatttgtaaatttcgcTCAGTTGATGGGCCCCCTTATAACTACACGTGGAAAACGGAGCTGTGCCCCAACGCCTGGTGCTGCTCCCATGGGTGCTGCCCCTGGTACTTCAACCTGTGAGCCCCCTCAGTTTTCATAacttcttcaaaaaattattttttccagcACTATTTGCGTTTTTATCGTCGTTATTATTTTCTCGATAATTAAAATCGTGGAGGTTTGGTGCAAAAAACCAGAAAATTCGGAGGAAAACACCGAGAT
This window harbors:
- the LOC107398835 gene encoding uncharacterized protein LOC107398835 gives rise to the protein MFLYTSALFLLSWIKKIEGRTRNKPKICKFRSVDGPPYNYTWKTELCPNAWCCSHGCCPWYFNLTICVFIVVIIFSIIKIVEVWCKKPENSEENTEIHLNSAFLGDNYGTAPLTPLPPWTYPNYGFSSESLGRLAPPTDPAPSYDEVMGRKVDNQLHTK